GAAGAAGATGGTGCTAATAAGGTGAAATTTCGCAATAGTTATATGAGTTTATAGTTTTTATATTCCCCGATTCTCAGCCCTGTTTTTTTTTCAATAAACCGAAGCAGCCGGTATTTTACTTTTTGTTTACGGTCTTCCGGTGGGATAAAACTCCAGTTGTATTTTAATATCCTATCTGTCATCACTATCGGGTGTGTTTCTGTAAATTTTTCTATTAAATCGATTTGTGTGTAATCGAATTCAGAAATTTCAGGTATGTTTTTATCGATCCACTTGTCGTCGTGCCAAAGTTTGTTGAATGATTTTATTTTTTCCTGCATCACTTGTGGATGCCGAACCCAGCCATAGTGATAAACGTAGGCATCAACTGCTTTTACGAACATTTTCCTTCCGTCTATTCTAAATCCTTGAGCATCTTGCCATGATTTTACACCAATTCCGTTTCTTATTACACGAATTTCCCGACGATACCAGTTTCTTGAATTTGCAACATAATCGTAACTTCCATAAAAATGTTTGTATTTTAAGAGTAATCCTTCAACTTCTTTCGCTTGGAAATTTTCGTGCATAGCAGTTTGAATTGTGGCTAAATATTTTTCGTGAAT
Above is a genomic segment from Bacteroidota bacterium containing:
- a CDS encoding glycosyltransferase, which codes for MKVSGFTILRNGSKYEYPYIESIKSVLPICDEFIIVVGDSEDDTLQQIESLSEPKIKIFHTVWDENLRTGGKILAQQTDIALSHITGDWGIYLQADEVIHEKYLATIQTAMHENFQAKEVEGLLLKYKHFYGSYDYVANSRNWYRREIRVIRNGIGVKSWQDAQGFRIDGRKMFVKAVDAYVYHYGWVRHPQVMQEKIKSFNKLWHDDKWIDKNIPEISEFDYTQIDLIEKFTETHPIVMTDRILKYNWSFIPPEDRKQKVKYRLLRFIEKKTGLRIGEYKNYKLI